TAAAGGTGCCGCTCTGCCCGCGGGCGAACAGCCAGTTGTAGAGGGCGGTGCGCAGGCCACCCACATGGAGGAAGCCCGTGGGGCTGGGAGCGAAGCGAACGCGGACGCTCATTGTGGCGGGGTCGCGACGTCTGGTGTCGTGAGCGTTGCCACGGCCAGGGCGGCAATCCCGTCGCCCCGACCGGCGAAGCCCAGCTGGTCGGTGGTCGTGGCCTTGATGCTCACCTGCACCGTGTCGAGGCCCAGATCGTCGGCGAGGTTGCGCCGCATCCCGGCGATGAAGGGGGCTAGCTGCGGCTCCTGAAGGATGACGCTGCAGTCCACACTGTTAATGCTGGCACCGGCAGCGGCCAGCAACTCCCGGCAGCGCGCAAGGATCACCCGACTGCTGACCCCCTGCCACTGCGGGTCGCTCGATGGGAAATGGCTGCCAATATCGCCCAGCGCGGCGGCCCCCAGCAGGGCATCCACCACGGCGTGGATCACCACGTCCCCATCGCTGTGCGCGGCGATAGCCTTGCCAAAGGGAATGGCGACACCCCCGAGGGTCAGGCCGCTCCCCGCGCTGAAAGCGTGGACATCCACACCCAGGCCGGTCCTAAACATCCGGTTGCGTCTCCACCACGTGGCCCAGCCGCCACGTCAGGTAGTCCCAGTCGTCGGCCGTGGTAATCTTGATATTGCCGGGCGAACCCTCCACTACGGCCACGGTTCCGCCCAGCGCTTCCACCAGGGCGGCCTCGTCGGTTCCGGTTGCACCCGTCTCCTGGGCCTGTCGCAGCGCATGCCGCAGGATGCCGGCCCTGAAGGACTGAGGCGTCTGGGCCCGCCAGATAGCCCCGCGGGGGACCGTCCGAATGATGGCGCCGCTCGAGGGGGACTCCGCGTTGGCGCCCGCCCGTACTTCCTTCAGCGTATCCGTGGAAGGGACCGCCACAATGGCGCCCGCAAACTCTTCGCACAGGGCAATGGTGGCGGTAATCCATTGCGGGTCAAACAGGGGCCGTACCGCATCGTGGACCACCACCACTTCCACGGCCTCGGGCAGGGCGGCCAGTCCCGCTGCAACCGATGCCTGGCGGGTGGCGCCCCCCGCCACCACCATCAGTTTCACGCCGGCAGGGCTCAGCGGCTGCAACAGGTCCTGGGCGTAAGCCAAGTCATCCTCAGGGACCGCCACCGCCACCGCGCCCACCTGCGGCACCGACCATATCCGTTCCAGCGTATGCACCAGCAGCGGCTTGCCACGCAGCTTACGAAACTGCTTGCGCAGACCATCTTGGTCGGGAAATCGTTTGCTCTGGCCCCCGGCGGGAATGATAGCTCCCACGTTGGGCTGTGCAGGCGGTGGGCTCATGGAGCTAGCGGGGTGCAGGCCAGCCGCTGACGGGTCTACAGAATGAGCATGGCGTCGCCGTAGCTGTAAAACTGATACGCCTCGCGGATCGCCTGATGATAGCTGTCAAACAGAAACGGCTTGCCGGCAAAGGCGGAGACCAGCATGATCAGGGTCGACTTGGGCTGGTGGAAGTTGGTCAGCAGTCCGTTGACAGCCAGGAAGGTGTAGGGCGGGTAGATGAACTTGTCGGTCCAGCCCTGTCTGCTGGTGATGGCCGGACCCGCCGCTGCGGTTTCCAATGCCCGCGCAGTGGAAGTGCCTACCGCCACGACCCGGTGGCCGCCGGCCCGGGCCTGATTTATCACCTCAGCGGCCTGGTCGTCAATGCAATAGTACTCCGAGTCCAGGTGGTGGCGGGTGATGTCCTCCACCCGCACGGGTCGGAAGGTCCCCAGCCCGATATGCAGGGTGAGGTAAGCGATGCTCACCCCCTTGTTGGGCAGCTCGTCCAGTTGTGAAGGCGTAAAGTGCAGGCCGGCCGTGGGGGCCGCCACCGCCCCCCGGCTGCGGGCATAGACCGTCTGATAGGCAGCCTTGTCCCCGGGCTCCGGATCCCGGTGGATATAGGGCGGCAGGGGCGACTGGCCATGTTGCTCCAGAAAATCATAAAAGGACGTATTGTGCTCATGAAAACGCACCACGCGGCCACCGGAGATCGTGTTGTCGATGACATCGCCCATCAGGTCCTGCTGAAATATCAGCCGGTTGCCCACCCGCACTTTCCGGGCCGGCTTCACCAGCACTTCCCACAACCGGTCCTCCAGCTCCCTGAGCAGGAAGACCTCCACTTTCGAGGTACTCCGATCCTTCGTGGCGAACAGACGGGCGGGGAACACCTGGGTGTCATTCAAGACCAGCACGTCGCCCTCATCCAGGAAGTCCGCCAGTTGGAAAAACTGGTGGCTCTGGGAGGTCTGCTTGGCCCGGTCAAGGACCATAAGGCGGCAGTGGTCGCGTTCTGCGCAGGGGTATTGG
The window above is part of the Candidatus Neomarinimicrobiota bacterium genome. Proteins encoded here:
- the ispD gene encoding 2-C-methyl-D-erythritol 4-phosphate cytidylyltransferase, with the protein product MGAIIPAGGQSKRFPDQDGLRKQFRKLRGKPLLVHTLERIWSVPQVGAVAVAVPEDDLAYAQDLLQPLSPAGVKLMVVAGGATRQASVAAGLAALPEAVEVVVVHDAVRPLFDPQWITATIALCEEFAGAIVAVPSTDTLKEVRAGANAESPSSGAIIRTVPRGAIWRAQTPQSFRAGILRHALRQAQETGATGTDEAALVEALGGTVAVVEGSPGNIKITTADDWDYLTWRLGHVVETQPDV
- a CDS encoding 2-C-methyl-D-erythritol 2,4-cyclodiphosphate synthase yields the protein MFRTGLGVDVHAFSAGSGLTLGGVAIPFGKAIAAHSDGDVVIHAVVDALLGAAALGDIGSHFPSSDPQWQGVSSRVILARCRELLAAAGASINSVDCSVILQEPQLAPFIAGMRRNLADDLGLDTVQVSIKATTTDQLGFAGRGDGIAALAVATLTTPDVATPPQ
- the queA gene encoding tRNA preQ1(34) S-adenosylmethionine ribosyltransferase-isomerase QueA, which gives rise to MEFDIVEKTPRLADFDFELPQRLVAQYPCAERDHCRLMVLDRAKQTSQSHQFFQLADFLDEGDVLVLNDTQVFPARLFATKDRSTSKVEVFLLRELEDRLWEVLVKPARKVRVGNRLIFQQDLMGDVIDNTISGGRVVRFHEHNTSFYDFLEQHGQSPLPPYIHRDPEPGDKAAYQTVYARSRGAVAAPTAGLHFTPSQLDELPNKGVSIAYLTLHIGLGTFRPVRVEDITRHHLDSEYYCIDDQAAEVINQARAGGHRVVAVGTSTARALETAAAGPAITSRQGWTDKFIYPPYTFLAVNGLLTNFHQPKSTLIMLVSAFAGKPFLFDSYHQAIREAYQFYSYGDAMLIL